One genomic segment of Sebastes fasciatus isolate fSebFas1 chromosome 17, fSebFas1.pri, whole genome shotgun sequence includes these proteins:
- the eva1bb gene encoding eva-1 homolog Bb produces the protein MEPVKRDLELLSNSMATYAHIKANPESFALYFMMGVCFGLLMALCLMVAAIACRTRRHGKPPPSPERRQLKESSEEEEEDDDDEEEGIAEEDGEEAEIPKVTMSDRSSQSNGTLRSVNVFASAEELEKARRLEERERIVREIWRNGQPDILVTGTGTIGRVHYH, from the exons ATGGAGCCTGTTAAGAGAGACTTGGAGCTGCTCAGTAACAGCATGGCGACCTACGCTCACATCAAAG CCAATCCAGAGAGCTTCGCCCTCTACTTCATGATGGGCGTCTGTTTCGGCCTGCTCATGGCGCTGTGCCTCATGGTGGCCGCCATCGCTTGCAGGACTCGCCGCCACGGCAAACCTCCCCCTTCGCCCGAGAGGAGACAGCTGAAGGAGTCcagcgaggaagaggaggaggacgacgacGACGAGGAGGAGGGCATTGCGGAGGAAGATGGGGAGGAGGCGGAGATCCCCAAAGTGACAATGAGCGATCGCAGCAGTCAGTCTAACGGGACTCTGAGGAGCGTGAACGTGTTCGCGTCAGCCGAGGAGCTGGAGAAGGCGCGGCgcctggaggagagagagcgaatCGTCAGGGAGATCTGGAGGAACGGACAGCCGGACATCCTGGTCACGGGGACGGGGACTATTGGACGAGTGCATTACCACTAA